A single region of the Nocardioides sp. W7 genome encodes:
- a CDS encoding CaiB/BaiF CoA-transferase family protein, which yields MTSPGEEPSGQGPLVGLRVVELGGIGPGPHAAMVLADLGAEVVRVDRPTDEAGAARGRVDQLLRNRRSVTADLKDADDLARVQDLVGRADVLLEGFRPGVTERLGLGPEEMLAGNPRLVYGRMTGWGQDGPSANAVGHDLNYIGITGALASIARPGQPPTVPLNLVGDYGGGSMLLLVGVLAALWERERSGRGQVVDAAMVDGASLLVQAFWSLRGRGEWRETPASNVVDGGAPFYDVYRCRDGLDVTVAALEPPFYAALLRGLGVPPGELPAQYDRGGWPATKARFADLFASRPRAEWLAVFDGTDACVAPVLGFDEAESHPHLVGRGTLVEVDGVLQAAPAPRFSRTPSATPRPPRSTGQDNAQVYEESWWT from the coding sequence ATGACGTCCCCGGGCGAGGAGCCGAGCGGCCAGGGCCCCCTCGTCGGGCTCCGGGTGGTGGAGCTGGGCGGGATCGGACCCGGCCCGCACGCCGCGATGGTGCTCGCCGACCTCGGTGCCGAGGTGGTCCGGGTGGACCGGCCCACCGACGAGGCGGGCGCCGCCCGGGGGCGCGTGGACCAGCTGCTGCGGAACCGCCGCTCGGTGACCGCCGACCTCAAGGACGCGGATGACCTGGCGCGAGTGCAGGACCTCGTGGGCAGGGCCGACGTCCTGCTGGAGGGGTTCCGCCCCGGGGTCACCGAGCGGCTCGGCCTCGGGCCCGAGGAGATGCTGGCCGGCAACCCGCGTCTCGTCTACGGCCGGATGACCGGCTGGGGGCAGGACGGTCCGTCGGCGAACGCGGTCGGGCACGATCTGAACTACATCGGCATCACCGGGGCGCTCGCGTCGATCGCGCGTCCGGGACAGCCGCCGACCGTGCCGCTCAACCTGGTCGGCGACTACGGCGGCGGGTCCATGCTGCTGCTCGTCGGGGTGCTCGCGGCCCTGTGGGAGCGCGAGCGCTCGGGCCGCGGACAGGTGGTCGACGCGGCGATGGTCGACGGGGCCTCCCTGCTGGTCCAGGCGTTCTGGAGCCTGCGCGGCCGAGGCGAGTGGCGCGAGACCCCCGCCAGCAACGTGGTCGACGGCGGTGCGCCCTTCTACGACGTCTACCGCTGCCGCGACGGGCTCGACGTCACCGTCGCGGCCCTCGAGCCGCCGTTCTACGCCGCCCTCCTGCGGGGGCTCGGGGTTCCGCCGGGCGAGCTGCCTGCGCAGTACGACCGCGGCGGCTGGCCGGCGACGAAGGCACGGTTCGCCGACCTCTTCGCCTCCCGTCCGCGCGCGGAGTGGCTGGCCGTCTTCGACGGGACCGACGCCTGCGTCGCACCGGTGCTGGGTTTCGACGAGGCCGAAAGTCACCCGCACCTGGTCGGTCGGGGCACGCTCGTCGAGGTCGACGGGGTGCTGCAGGCCGCACCAGCCCCGCGCTTCTCGCGGACCCCCTCGGCCACCCCGCGACCGCCCCGGTCGACCGGGCAGGACAACGCGCAGGTCTACGAGGAGTCGTGGTGGACGTGA
- a CDS encoding AMP-binding protein, translating to MDSWVRKWATINAQGMAVSHRDERVTWGGLDRRVDVLAHRLRDLGVGPGDRVGCLMNNCVEFLETLHAVSRAGAVFVPVNVRYAPPELAFAAEHVGMSLLVTEAHFDSLVERSGLDLPLLRKEEWPVDDGSAPRSEPAARWGDDGFLLFTSGTTGTPRAVLHAHEAFMWGSMDAILIHAYTNEDRLVTPLPLCYTGGMNVASSLAHSGAELVLAESAEPGHLLELIASRRATLFHGVPTMCQRLADHPDWAASDLSSLRLARTGGAPVPAALMEAYAARDIALTQGYGLSESGGTGLTLPPRESHRFGKAGRPSFYLEAKVVDPETGEERRSGEVGEILLRGRQLMRGYWNEPEATAAAIRDGWLWTGDLGTVDDEGLFAITGRSKELIVTGGLNVYPAEVEHVLIAAEGVLEAAVMGSPSEKWGEEVVAVVVAESGAPVDEAGLIAFCRERLADYKCPKRVVLSQESLTRTASGKIIKREAAKRLGSVA from the coding sequence GTGGACTCCTGGGTTCGGAAGTGGGCCACCATCAACGCGCAGGGCATGGCGGTCTCCCACCGCGACGAGCGGGTCACCTGGGGCGGACTGGACCGGCGCGTCGACGTGCTCGCGCACCGGCTGCGGGACCTGGGGGTGGGGCCCGGGGACCGGGTCGGGTGCCTCATGAACAACTGCGTCGAGTTCCTCGAGACGTTGCACGCCGTCTCGCGGGCCGGCGCGGTCTTCGTCCCGGTCAACGTGCGCTACGCCCCGCCCGAGCTGGCCTTCGCCGCCGAACACGTGGGCATGAGCCTCCTGGTGACCGAGGCGCACTTCGACTCGCTCGTCGAGCGGTCCGGGCTGGACCTGCCCCTGCTGCGCAAGGAGGAGTGGCCGGTCGACGACGGCAGTGCGCCGCGCAGCGAGCCTGCTGCGCGATGGGGCGACGACGGCTTCCTGCTCTTCACCTCGGGCACCACGGGCACCCCCCGCGCCGTGCTGCACGCGCACGAGGCGTTCATGTGGGGATCGATGGACGCGATCCTGATCCACGCCTACACCAACGAGGACCGGCTGGTCACCCCCCTGCCGCTCTGCTATACGGGCGGGATGAACGTGGCCAGCAGCCTGGCCCACTCCGGCGCCGAGCTGGTTCTGGCCGAATCGGCGGAGCCCGGTCACCTCCTGGAGCTGATCGCCTCTCGTCGGGCCACCCTCTTCCACGGCGTTCCGACCATGTGCCAGCGTCTTGCGGACCATCCCGACTGGGCCGCGTCGGACCTCTCCTCCCTGCGGCTGGCGCGGACCGGTGGCGCCCCGGTCCCCGCAGCCCTGATGGAGGCCTACGCGGCTCGGGACATCGCCCTGACCCAGGGGTACGGGCTCAGCGAGTCGGGCGGCACGGGGCTCACCCTGCCGCCCCGCGAGTCGCACAGGTTCGGCAAGGCCGGTCGGCCGTCCTTCTACCTCGAGGCCAAGGTGGTCGACCCGGAGACGGGGGAGGAGCGACGATCGGGCGAGGTCGGGGAGATCCTGCTGCGTGGGCGCCAGCTGATGCGCGGCTACTGGAACGAGCCGGAGGCGACGGCAGCCGCGATCCGCGACGGCTGGCTGTGGACCGGGGACCTCGGGACGGTGGACGACGAGGGCCTCTTCGCCATCACCGGTCGTTCCAAGGAGCTGATCGTCACCGGCGGGCTCAACGTCTACCCCGCGGAGGTCGAGCACGTGCTGATCGCGGCCGAGGGGGTCCTGGAGGCCGCCGTGATGGGCTCGCCCTCGGAGAAGTGGGGCGAGGAGGTGGTGGCGGTGGTCGTCGCCGAGTCGGGCGCGCCCGTGGACGAGGCGGGGCTGATCGCCTTCTGCCGGGAGCGGCTCGCGGACTACAAGTGCCCCAAGCGAGTGGTGCTGAGCCAGGAGAGCCTCACCCGCACCGCCTCGGGCAAGATCATCAAGCGTGAGGCCGCCAAGCGGCTCGGCTCGGTCGCATGA
- a CDS encoding AMP-binding protein produces MARTYEDLEPTDPDWTRWTGAHVIRRQAHERGDKVFLIAPEEDRKLTFAQVEDLADRTAGGLRRAGAEAGDRVVIMAKNSTQLVVSWFATAVGDLVEAPVNTAYEGEFLRHQVQLVAARWVIVDDDLADRFVALRDSLSEVEAFWVIDSNGGAAAAVERLRAAGWRAEPWDTLPASARLDGPEPDARDLTAVFFTSGTTGLSKGVSMPNAQMNFFSELTRCLTRFTEDDTWLSVTPLFHGNAQYMAVYPALIAGGRVVIRSRFSASRWVDQLREHDVTVTNFLGVMMDFVWKQPERPDDADQPLRCVFAAPTASAILDDFRARFGIEAFVEVYGTTETTTPILSPYGEDRPAGAAGLNAAKWYDVVIVDPETDMEVPTGEVGEFCVRPRHPWISSLGYFNMPERTTEVWRNMWFHTGDAVRVDEDGWYYFVDRIKDAIRRRGENISSYEVEQALLAHPAVAECGVIGVPADHQAGEDEVMAVIVPDGDVTAEEIWEFCRGRVPEFAIPRYVRFRKELPMTPSEKIRRNVLRDEAATASYVHDREAARGRA; encoded by the coding sequence ATGGCCCGGACCTACGAGGACCTCGAGCCCACCGACCCCGACTGGACGCGCTGGACCGGGGCTCACGTGATCCGCCGACAGGCCCACGAGCGCGGTGACAAGGTCTTCCTGATCGCCCCGGAGGAGGACCGCAAGCTGACCTTCGCGCAGGTCGAGGACCTGGCGGACCGCACCGCCGGAGGCCTGCGTCGGGCCGGCGCCGAGGCCGGGGACCGGGTGGTCATCATGGCGAAGAACTCCACCCAGCTCGTCGTCTCCTGGTTCGCCACGGCGGTCGGCGACCTCGTCGAGGCTCCGGTCAACACCGCCTACGAGGGCGAGTTCCTGCGCCACCAGGTCCAGCTGGTGGCGGCGCGCTGGGTCATCGTCGACGACGACCTGGCGGACCGGTTCGTGGCGCTGCGCGACTCGCTCTCCGAGGTGGAGGCGTTCTGGGTGATCGACAGCAACGGCGGCGCCGCCGCCGCGGTCGAGCGTCTCCGCGCCGCCGGGTGGCGCGCCGAGCCGTGGGACACGCTGCCCGCCTCCGCACGCCTCGACGGCCCCGAGCCCGACGCCCGCGACCTGACGGCGGTCTTCTTCACCTCCGGCACCACCGGGCTCTCCAAGGGCGTCTCGATGCCGAATGCCCAGATGAACTTCTTCTCCGAGCTCACCCGCTGCCTGACCCGGTTCACCGAGGACGACACGTGGCTCTCGGTCACGCCTCTCTTCCACGGCAACGCGCAGTACATGGCCGTCTACCCGGCGTTGATCGCCGGCGGCCGCGTCGTCATCCGGTCGCGGTTCAGTGCCAGCCGCTGGGTCGACCAGCTGCGCGAGCACGACGTGACGGTGACCAACTTCCTCGGCGTGATGATGGACTTCGTCTGGAAGCAGCCCGAGCGGCCCGACGACGCGGACCAACCGCTGCGGTGCGTCTTCGCCGCCCCCACCGCCTCGGCGATCCTGGACGACTTCAGGGCCCGGTTCGGCATCGAGGCCTTCGTCGAGGTCTACGGCACCACGGAGACCACCACGCCGATCCTCAGCCCGTACGGCGAGGACCGCCCCGCCGGCGCCGCCGGCCTCAACGCCGCGAAGTGGTACGACGTCGTCATCGTCGACCCGGAGACCGACATGGAGGTGCCGACCGGGGAGGTCGGAGAGTTCTGCGTGCGGCCCCGCCACCCCTGGATCAGCTCGCTCGGCTACTTCAACATGCCGGAGAGGACCACCGAGGTGTGGCGCAACATGTGGTTCCACACCGGCGACGCGGTCAGGGTCGACGAGGACGGTTGGTACTACTTCGTCGACCGGATCAAGGACGCGATCCGTCGTCGCGGGGAGAACATCAGCTCCTACGAGGTCGAGCAGGCGCTCCTCGCCCATCCCGCGGTCGCCGAGTGCGGGGTGATCGGGGTGCCCGCCGACCACCAGGCCGGTGAGGACGAGGTGATGGCCGTGATCGTGCCCGACGGGGACGTCACCGCCGAGGAGATCTGGGAGTTCTGCCGCGGCCGGGTCCCGGAGTTCGCCATCCCCCGCTACGTCCGCTTCCGCAAGGAGCTGCCGATGACGCCCTCGGAGAAGATCCGGCGCAACGTGCTGCGGGACGAGGCGGCCACCGCCTCCTACGTCCATGACCGCGAGGCCGCGCGGGGGCGCGCGTGA
- a CDS encoding NADPH:quinone oxidoreductase family protein — protein sequence MTAATGTCRAVQVTGLTGPDGLDVVTVAVPERGAGVLVEVRHAGVAFPDLLMSRGEYQRKPPLPFTPGVEVAGVVREAPPGAHVRAGDRVAAFLRVGGWSEQVVASPEMVFPLPDEISLRSGAGMPMNYLTAHLALTRRGGLAAGEVLLVHGAAGGLGTALVQVGKALGARVVAVTSTPEKAELARRCGADDTVATDGWLGETRNLLGPGGVDVVADTVGGDALLDSVRCLSKEGRVLVLGFASGTIPSIAANRLLLKNVDLRGVAWGSLIEDEPNYPARQWADLMEWHAAGFIRPVDGRSFALADAGDALRELDSRRATGKITLALGPTYERND from the coding sequence GTGACCGCTGCGACGGGTACCTGCCGGGCGGTCCAGGTCACCGGGCTGACCGGTCCCGACGGTCTCGATGTCGTCACGGTCGCCGTCCCGGAGCGCGGTGCGGGGGTGCTGGTCGAGGTCCGCCACGCCGGGGTCGCCTTCCCCGACCTGCTGATGAGCCGCGGTGAGTACCAGCGCAAGCCGCCTCTTCCCTTCACCCCCGGGGTCGAGGTCGCCGGCGTGGTCCGCGAGGCCCCGCCCGGTGCGCACGTGCGGGCAGGCGACCGGGTGGCCGCGTTCCTGCGGGTCGGCGGCTGGTCCGAGCAGGTGGTCGCGTCTCCCGAGATGGTCTTCCCCCTGCCCGACGAGATCTCCCTGCGCAGCGGGGCGGGGATGCCGATGAACTATCTCACCGCCCACCTCGCCCTGACCCGCCGCGGCGGGCTCGCGGCGGGCGAGGTGCTGCTGGTCCACGGCGCCGCGGGGGGCCTCGGCACGGCGCTCGTGCAGGTCGGCAAGGCGCTGGGCGCCAGGGTGGTCGCGGTGACCTCGACGCCGGAGAAGGCGGAGCTCGCGCGTCGGTGCGGCGCCGACGACACCGTCGCGACCGACGGCTGGCTCGGTGAGACCCGCAACCTGCTGGGGCCGGGCGGCGTGGACGTGGTCGCCGACACCGTCGGCGGCGACGCGCTCCTGGACTCCGTGCGTTGCCTGTCCAAGGAGGGACGCGTGCTCGTCCTGGGCTTCGCCTCCGGCACGATCCCGAGCATCGCGGCCAACCGGCTGCTGCTCAAGAACGTCGACCTGCGCGGCGTCGCCTGGGGCAGCCTGATCGAGGACGAGCCGAACTACCCTGCCCGACAGTGGGCCGACCTGATGGAGTGGCATGCCGCCGGCTTCATCCGACCCGTCGACGGCCGCAGCTTCGCGCTGGCCGACGCGGGCGACGCCCTGCGTGAGCTCGACTCGCGCCGGGCGACCGGAAAGATCACGCTGGCCCTCGGGCCGACCTACGAGAGGAACGACTGA
- a CDS encoding enoyl-CoA hydratase/isomerase family protein, whose protein sequence is MGHVHVEQRGDATWITLDAPERRNAFDPEMSAAAVEALEGSTGSRAVVITGAPGAFCAGGALDMLGTPSLAEMRGLYRGSLHLFDAVRQHPRPVIAAVNGPAAGGGNELVIACDLAIAAESATFGQTGPRVGSSPVTGATNVLGLQIGEKRAKEMAMLCRRYSAEQALDLGLVNRVVPDSELVAAVDALVDELAALSPRYLEITKISSNVWWNAARDSFSTGLGMLVQAVGSDDMIEGATSFLEKRRPQFPKPE, encoded by the coding sequence ATGGGACACGTTCACGTCGAGCAGCGGGGGGACGCCACCTGGATCACCCTGGATGCGCCCGAGCGCCGCAACGCGTTCGATCCGGAGATGTCCGCGGCGGCCGTCGAGGCCCTGGAGGGAAGCACCGGGTCGCGTGCCGTGGTGATCACCGGCGCGCCGGGAGCGTTCTGCGCCGGTGGCGCGCTGGACATGCTCGGCACCCCGTCACTGGCGGAGATGCGTGGCCTCTACCGCGGCTCCCTGCACCTCTTCGACGCGGTGCGGCAGCACCCGCGACCCGTCATCGCGGCGGTCAACGGGCCCGCGGCCGGCGGCGGCAACGAGCTCGTCATCGCCTGCGACCTGGCCATCGCCGCCGAGTCGGCCACCTTCGGCCAGACCGGCCCCCGGGTCGGCAGCTCTCCGGTCACCGGCGCCACCAACGTGCTGGGTCTGCAGATCGGCGAGAAGCGCGCCAAGGAGATGGCGATGCTCTGCCGTCGCTACTCCGCCGAGCAGGCCCTCGATCTCGGCCTGGTCAACCGGGTGGTACCGGACTCCGAGCTGGTCGCAGCCGTCGACGCCCTGGTGGACGAGCTCGCGGCACTCAGCCCCCGCTACCTCGAGATCACCAAGATCAGCTCCAACGTCTGGTGGAACGCCGCCCGGGACTCGTTCAGCACCGGTCTGGGCATGCTGGTGCAGGCCGTGGGCAGCGACGACATGATCGAGGGGGCCACCTCGTTCCTGGAGAAGCGGCGACCGCAGTTCCCGAAGCCCGAGTGA
- a CDS encoding SDR family NAD(P)-dependent oxidoreductase produces MLGDKRILITGAASGMGREIAIEAARQGAKQVGIADLNRAGLEETRDLVTAEGGDVCLLETDLRSGESIASMVATFADWAGGIDTLVNNAGVLDSNFVPADQVGVHQLTDDAWEAVMDVNLKAVWLATKHASPHLLESTRGPAVINAASVSGMAGAGMTAYAVSKAAVIQLTRVTAVSLAPKVRANSFSPGSIKTPMSDAHLERATDKLATAKAMYGSHLISRRGYVSEIAKVVCFLGSDDSAFVNGANVPVDGGMMAWRGSREVQPDWE; encoded by the coding sequence ATGCTCGGAGACAAGCGGATCCTCATCACCGGCGCCGCCAGCGGGATGGGTCGCGAGATCGCGATCGAGGCGGCCCGGCAGGGAGCCAAGCAGGTCGGGATCGCCGACCTCAACCGGGCCGGCCTGGAGGAGACCAGGGACCTGGTCACCGCCGAGGGCGGTGACGTCTGCCTCCTGGAGACGGACCTGCGCTCGGGCGAGTCCATCGCGTCGATGGTCGCCACCTTCGCCGACTGGGCCGGCGGGATCGACACCCTGGTCAACAACGCCGGCGTGCTGGACAGCAACTTCGTCCCCGCCGACCAGGTGGGCGTCCACCAGCTCACCGACGACGCGTGGGAGGCCGTCATGGACGTCAACCTCAAGGCCGTCTGGCTCGCCACCAAGCACGCCTCGCCCCACCTGCTCGAGTCGACCCGCGGCCCCGCGGTGATCAACGCGGCCTCGGTCAGCGGCATGGCCGGCGCCGGGATGACGGCGTACGCCGTGTCGAAGGCCGCGGTCATCCAGCTCACCCGGGTGACCGCGGTGAGCCTGGCGCCGAAGGTGCGCGCCAACTCCTTCTCGCCCGGGTCGATCAAGACCCCGATGAGCGACGCCCACTTGGAGCGCGCCACCGACAAGCTGGCGACCGCGAAGGCGATGTACGGCTCGCACCTGATCAGTCGCCGCGGCTACGTCAGTGAGATCGCCAAGGTGGTCTGCTTCCTCGGCAGTGACGACTCCGCGTTCGTCAACGGCGCGAACGTGCCGGTCGACGGCGGGATGATGGCGTGGCGCGGGTCGCGGGAGGTCCAGCCCGACTGGGAGTGA
- a CDS encoding SDR family oxidoreductase yields MRGLAGKVVVVTGGASGIGRACVERFVEEGCTTVVADLQREPGAAVARELGDLADFVHVDVTDEESIAALVDTVVERHGRLDVLMANAAVFGAIGPIAEQRTSDVDLTLAINLRGVILSLKHAARVMVPQGSGVIITTASPGGLIGGAGPHVYSATKAGIIGLTRSVAAELRPRGIRVTAVVPGAIASAMTASALVGDADDLEGTAERMAQGSMLGRAGLPEDLAGAVAFLASDDAGYITGSELFVDAGYTHAGGSASFAGEQYAGSGALLEGGRRTS; encoded by the coding sequence GTGAGGGGCCTGGCCGGGAAGGTCGTCGTGGTCACCGGAGGCGCCAGCGGCATCGGCCGGGCCTGCGTCGAGCGCTTCGTCGAGGAGGGGTGCACCACCGTGGTCGCCGACCTGCAGCGCGAGCCCGGTGCGGCCGTTGCCCGCGAGCTCGGCGACCTGGCCGACTTCGTGCACGTCGACGTCACCGACGAGGAGAGCATCGCCGCGCTGGTCGACACCGTCGTCGAGCGCCACGGACGACTCGACGTGCTGATGGCCAACGCCGCCGTTTTCGGGGCGATCGGGCCGATCGCGGAGCAGCGCACCTCGGACGTCGACCTCACCCTGGCGATCAACCTGCGCGGCGTCATCCTCTCCCTCAAGCACGCTGCCCGCGTGATGGTCCCGCAGGGGTCGGGCGTCATCATCACCACCGCAAGCCCCGGGGGGCTGATCGGCGGCGCCGGTCCGCACGTCTACAGCGCCACGAAGGCCGGGATCATCGGGCTGACCAGGTCGGTCGCCGCCGAGCTGCGGCCGCGCGGGATCCGGGTCACCGCCGTGGTCCCGGGCGCCATCGCCTCGGCGATGACCGCCTCCGCGCTCGTCGGCGACGCCGACGACCTCGAGGGCACCGCCGAGCGGATGGCCCAGGGTTCCATGCTCGGCCGCGCCGGGCTGCCCGAGGACCTCGCCGGCGCCGTGGCCTTCCTGGCCAGCGACGACGCCGGCTACATCACCGGCAGCGAGCTCTTCGTCGACGCCGGCTACACCCACGCCGGCGGGTCGGCCTCCTTCGCCGGCGAGCAGTACGCCGGCTCCGGCGCGCTCCTCGAGGGTGGCCGCCGTACGTCCTGA
- a CDS encoding nuclear transport factor 2 family protein yields the protein MTQQETDDLAARLVRLEECGRAADILHTFAASLDDPDLATVLPLFREDAVLVSPRRTARGRAEIASFFTEAWSADPSVKRHFVMSPRVTWLGPGRVRLETYFTFIGRMPDSSVLGWGTYDDVVDVTGPEPRFAEVRMESHLRTDLDQGWAAAPVTAGAQR from the coding sequence ATGACCCAGCAGGAGACCGACGACCTGGCCGCGAGGCTGGTCCGGCTGGAGGAGTGTGGGCGGGCCGCCGACATCCTCCACACCTTCGCCGCCTCGCTCGACGACCCCGACCTGGCGACGGTGCTGCCACTCTTCCGTGAGGACGCCGTGCTCGTTTCCCCGCGGCGGACAGCACGGGGCCGCGCGGAGATCGCCAGCTTCTTCACCGAGGCCTGGTCCGCCGACCCGTCGGTGAAGCGGCACTTCGTGATGAGCCCGCGCGTGACGTGGCTGGGGCCCGGCCGGGTGCGGCTGGAGACCTACTTCACCTTCATCGGCCGGATGCCCGACTCGTCGGTGCTCGGGTGGGGCACGTACGACGACGTCGTCGACGTCACCGGTCCCGAGCCGAGGTTCGCCGAAGTGAGGATGGAGAGCCACCTGCGCACCGATCTCGACCAGGGGTGGGCGGCCGCTCCCGTCACCGCAGGAGCCCAGCGGTGA